From the Thermus hydrothermalis genome, the window TGGCGGTCCAGGCTCGCCGTGGGCTCGTCCGCCAGGAGGAGCCTGGGCCTGAGGTAAAGGGCCCGGGCCACCGCCACCCGTTGCCGTTCGCCCCCGGAAAGCCGCTGCGGCAGGAAGTGGGCCCGCGCCCCAAGCCCTAGGCGCTCCAAGAGGAAAAGGCCCCAGGCCCGGTCCACCCGTCCCGCCAAGTACCCGGGGGCCAGGACGTTCTCCAAGGCGGTGAGTTCGGGGAAGAGGAAGTGGTGCTGGAAGACGAGGCCCAAAAAGCAGAGCCTGCGCCGGGCCAGGACCTCTTCCTTTAGTCCCCGGATGGGCGTCCCTTCCCAGAACACCTCCCCCTCCTGCAAAGGAAGAAGCCCCGCAAGGAGGTGGAGGAGGGTGGTCTTGCCGCTTCCCGAAGGCCCCAGCACGGCGAGGGCCTCCCCAGGCCCTAGCCGCAAGGAAAGCCCCCGGAAGAGGGGGCCGTTGGCGTAG encodes:
- a CDS encoding ABC transporter ATP-binding protein — encoded protein: MRPVLEAQDLGFAYANGPLFRGLSLRLGPGEALAVLGPSGSGKTTLLHLLAGLLPLQEGEVFWEGTPIRGLKEEVLARRRLCFLGLVFQHHFLFPELTALENVLAPGYLAGRVDRAWGLFLLERLGLGARAHFLPQRLSGGERQRVAVARALYLRPRLLLADEPTASLDRHQAREVLALMRALAGEVGAALVLATHDETLVEGLPALRL